A section of the Pseudomonas sp. Q1-7 genome encodes:
- a CDS encoding lytic transglycosylase domain-containing protein codes for MALATSAFLALAAQCAPAVAPATLLRLASHESSLNPYAIAVVGQALPRQPQSLDEALVIANQLANEGASFSVGLGQINSQHFEADDPQELTSLFEPCRNLQLTEFHLQDCYSRALSVTPNPQAALRKALSCYYSGNFTRGFKPEAAFGNTSYVERVLAQVDGPFVPAPDDSAPPSPALTAPPPAPPQPSYERWDVLHQFPRFNAAPPPAQVQPQPQEETPANVQATDRFRM; via the coding sequence ATGGCACTCGCCACCAGCGCCTTTCTGGCTCTGGCCGCGCAATGTGCCCCTGCTGTCGCTCCCGCCACCCTCCTCCGCCTCGCCTCGCACGAATCGTCTCTAAACCCCTACGCCATTGCGGTCGTGGGGCAGGCCCTGCCGCGTCAGCCGCAGAGCCTGGATGAAGCGCTGGTGATTGCGAATCAATTGGCGAACGAGGGGGCGAGCTTCAGCGTGGGCCTCGGCCAGATCAACAGTCAGCACTTCGAAGCTGATGATCCACAGGAACTGACGTCGCTGTTCGAGCCCTGCAGGAACCTCCAGTTGACGGAGTTCCACCTGCAGGACTGCTACTCCCGCGCTCTGAGCGTGACGCCAAACCCACAAGCCGCGCTGCGCAAGGCGCTGTCCTGCTACTACAGCGGCAATTTCACCCGCGGCTTCAAGCCTGAAGCCGCGTTCGGCAATACCAGCTATGTCGAGCGCGTGCTCGCCCAGGTCGACGGGCCTTTCGTGCCCGCTCCAGACGACTCCGCACCACCCTCACCGGCGCTCACGGCGCCGCCCCCTGCACCACCACAGCCGAGCTACGAGCGCTGGGATGTCCTGCACCAGTTTCCGCGCTTCAACGCGGCTCCGCCGCCGGCACAAGTTCAACCCCAACCCCAAGAGGAAACACCCGCAAATGTTCAAGCAACTGATCGCTTCCGCATGTAA
- a CDS encoding conjugal transfer protein — translation MADEKRRYRTWNGMDRPANFKGIPIMPFVGLLVGNLITTGLALAIIGPWGGLAMVPFLLVGFAFYFVSSIDDRFMRRVAFATRRFFLSMRFGKGLMVTPQNPRWSHFYGKRFALCRHVTRGADAPNGASRRA, via the coding sequence ATGGCTGACGAGAAACGGCGTTACCGGACCTGGAACGGGATGGATCGGCCAGCGAACTTCAAGGGCATACCCATCATGCCCTTCGTAGGCCTGCTGGTTGGAAACCTGATCACAACAGGTCTGGCCCTGGCAATCATTGGACCCTGGGGGGGACTGGCAATGGTCCCCTTTCTATTGGTCGGGTTCGCCTTCTACTTCGTCAGCTCCATTGATGACCGCTTCATGCGCCGGGTGGCTTTCGCCACCCGCCGCTTCTTCCTGAGCATGCGGTTCGGAAAGGGGCTGATGGTCACTCCGCAAAACCCAAGATGGAGTCATTTCTATGGCAAGCGCTTTGCACTCTGCCGTCATGTCACCCGAGGTGCTGACGCCCCTAATGGAGCATCACGTCGGGCATGA
- a CDS encoding VirB4 family type IV secretion system protein produces the protein MEHHVGHECIVKLAPNRLLSVIRLKGISHEMTDQAELDRQYERLNRYFLALGKKEGANLMLQAYITKAGLQLDTQFNMPLTALQDFVDAYTRPFRNGTYRQVGYTLVLILRYRDLDDGIKRMTELLMVSRTMLADYDPAFMGIEENRHGALISQVGRFFSQVFNGDEQDVLIGDTRLGDAVIDSVTNFEAMDYVQVRPNKGGKRYATTYDLRSLPNAGTFSGIWDEAVGQQIDFTLVQMFLFEDRNKAKRALTKQIFDLSQTEGENKQTQELDEAIEGITLGELSFGRFHAALVVYGDTPDAAIENGAKMESIFSTYDTSFVRSTITNVYSWFAQFPAYLDVPYPQTKSTENLACTFSLHTTPSGKAKGNPIGDGSALMPARTATDGMYFLNAHDSPAGQNSLGEKLPGHMCFTGMTGAGKTTAEAITLVFLSRFNPMLFAIDYNRSLENLLRALNTQYFAIEPMQPTGINPFQLPDTPQLRQFLYETVVACAGGVDQCSQEEERQIQHSIEAVLQHSEVKNRSLSLLLQNIPLLGGNCLHTRLMKWSRTLNGPYAWVLDSAVNQFDPKQYRRLAFDCTNVLKKEFVKNHPVAIQVLLNTLFFLKRLVQQNEPGSLMVDVVAEYWVPLSFESTADAIKEILKAGRTRGETLIMDTQSPEDSADSEYGPAVVQQTITTVWLANTKADAESYAKFGIKGKVFDVIKGLHPQDRGMVVVQGHQAVQLKMDLPAELKYWLPLLSTTTENSAIAQEIRHCLATDDPEIWVPALLEACRNEPDSLSAQIRQGLRTEVPSLWVPSFLEDRRDRTVTTTA, from the coding sequence ATGGAGCATCACGTCGGGCATGAATGCATCGTTAAACTCGCGCCGAATCGGCTGTTGAGTGTGATTCGCCTCAAAGGCATCTCTCATGAGATGACCGACCAGGCCGAGTTGGACCGCCAGTACGAGCGGTTGAATCGGTACTTCCTCGCCCTGGGCAAGAAAGAGGGGGCAAACCTGATGCTGCAGGCCTACATCACCAAGGCAGGCCTCCAGCTGGATACGCAGTTCAATATGCCGCTGACGGCCCTGCAGGACTTCGTAGACGCTTACACCCGGCCTTTCCGCAATGGCACCTATCGCCAGGTCGGCTACACGCTGGTCCTGATCCTGCGCTACCGCGACCTGGACGACGGGATCAAGCGCATGACCGAGCTGCTGATGGTCTCCAGGACGATGCTGGCGGACTATGACCCCGCCTTCATGGGGATCGAGGAGAACCGGCACGGCGCTCTGATCTCCCAGGTTGGACGCTTCTTCAGCCAGGTGTTCAATGGCGATGAACAGGACGTGCTGATCGGCGACACGCGCCTTGGCGATGCGGTGATCGACAGCGTGACGAACTTCGAAGCCATGGACTATGTGCAGGTGCGTCCGAACAAGGGCGGCAAGCGTTACGCAACCACCTATGACCTGCGCAGCTTGCCGAACGCCGGCACCTTCTCGGGGATATGGGACGAGGCGGTTGGCCAGCAGATCGATTTCACCCTGGTGCAAATGTTCCTCTTCGAGGACCGCAACAAGGCGAAAAGGGCGCTCACCAAGCAGATCTTCGACCTGAGCCAGACCGAGGGGGAGAACAAGCAAACTCAGGAGCTGGACGAGGCCATTGAGGGCATAACGCTCGGTGAGCTGAGCTTTGGCCGCTTTCACGCCGCTTTGGTGGTGTATGGCGACACACCCGATGCGGCGATCGAGAACGGGGCGAAGATGGAGTCGATCTTCAGCACCTACGACACATCGTTCGTGCGTTCGACCATCACCAACGTGTACAGCTGGTTTGCGCAGTTCCCGGCCTACCTCGACGTGCCCTACCCGCAAACGAAATCGACCGAGAACCTGGCCTGCACCTTCTCGCTGCACACGACGCCAAGCGGCAAGGCCAAGGGCAATCCGATTGGCGATGGTTCGGCGCTGATGCCCGCCCGGACGGCCACGGACGGGATGTATTTCCTCAACGCGCATGACAGCCCGGCCGGGCAGAACAGCCTGGGCGAGAAGTTACCCGGGCACATGTGCTTCACCGGTATGACGGGCGCGGGCAAGACGACGGCAGAAGCCATCACCCTGGTGTTCCTGAGCCGGTTCAATCCGATGCTGTTCGCCATCGACTACAACCGCTCGCTGGAAAACCTGCTGCGCGCACTCAACACGCAGTATTTCGCCATCGAACCCATGCAACCCACCGGCATCAACCCGTTCCAGCTGCCGGATACGCCGCAGTTGCGGCAGTTTCTGTACGAGACGGTGGTGGCCTGTGCCGGCGGCGTCGATCAGTGCTCCCAGGAGGAAGAGCGGCAGATTCAACACTCCATTGAAGCGGTACTGCAGCATTCGGAGGTGAAGAACCGCAGCCTGTCGTTGCTGCTGCAAAACATCCCGCTCCTGGGCGGAAACTGCCTGCATACCCGACTGATGAAGTGGAGCCGCACGCTCAATGGGCCGTACGCGTGGGTACTGGACTCCGCGGTCAACCAGTTCGATCCGAAGCAGTACCGCCGACTGGCCTTCGACTGCACCAACGTCTTGAAGAAGGAATTCGTCAAGAACCACCCGGTGGCCATTCAGGTGCTGCTGAACACGCTGTTCTTCCTGAAGCGCCTGGTCCAGCAAAACGAGCCGGGCAGCCTGATGGTCGATGTGGTCGCGGAGTACTGGGTGCCGTTGTCGTTCGAAAGCACCGCGGACGCAATCAAGGAGATCCTGAAGGCAGGCCGGACCCGTGGCGAGACCCTGATTATGGACACCCAGTCGCCCGAGGACTCGGCAGATAGCGAGTACGGCCCAGCCGTGGTGCAGCAAACCATCACCACTGTCTGGCTCGCCAACACGAAAGCAGACGCAGAGTCCTACGCAAAGTTTGGCATCAAGGGAAAAGTCTTCGATGTGATCAAGGGGCTGCACCCACAGGACCGGGGGATGGTGGTGGTGCAAGGGCACCAGGCGGTCCAGTTGAAGATGGACCTTCCCGCGGAGCTGAAGTACTGGCTGCCACTGCTGTCGACCACCACGGAAAACTCGGCCATCGCGCAGGAAATCCGCCATTGCCTGGCCACGGACGACCCTGAAATCTGGGTACCGGCGCTGCTGGAGGCCTGTAGGAACGAGCCGGACAGCCTCTCTGCTCAGATCCGCCAAGGGCTGCGCACCGAGGTCCCGTCCCTCTGGGTACCGTCATTCCTGGAGGACCGACGCGATCGCACTGTTACGACCACCGCCTGA
- a CDS encoding type II toxin-antitoxin system RelE/ParE family toxin: protein MKAVEFLADALERLRNFPMAVRREAGYQLDRIQHGLEPSDWKPMVAIGAGVREIRIREASGAFRVIYLATLPDAVYVLHAFQKKTQATPKADIDLAAMRLRELLRTRK from the coding sequence ATGAAAGCTGTGGAATTTCTGGCGGACGCCCTCGAGCGCTTACGCAATTTCCCGATGGCTGTCCGCCGCGAGGCGGGCTATCAACTGGACCGCATTCAACATGGTCTGGAGCCCAGCGACTGGAAGCCGATGGTAGCCATCGGCGCAGGCGTGCGAGAAATCCGGATTCGAGAGGCCTCCGGGGCCTTCCGTGTGATCTACCTGGCGACTCTGCCGGATGCCGTGTATGTCCTTCACGCCTTCCAGAAGAAGACCCAGGCCACACCCAAGGCGGATATTGACCTGGCGGCGATGCGCCTCCGCGAACTTCTGAGGACCAGGAAATGA
- a CDS encoding helix-turn-helix domain-containing protein, which translates to MIESQRFNSVWDAIEDTPEQAANMRLRSALLMAIMERVESWEGTAAERAQRLGITAPRYSNLKHGKIEAFSLDALVALADAAGLAVAWTISPKVA; encoded by the coding sequence ATGATCGAAAGCCAGCGTTTCAATAGTGTGTGGGACGCCATTGAGGACACCCCAGAGCAGGCGGCGAATATGCGCCTTCGCTCGGCGCTGCTGATGGCCATCATGGAACGTGTCGAGAGCTGGGAAGGCACCGCCGCCGAGCGCGCCCAGCGCCTAGGCATCACCGCACCGCGCTATAGCAACCTCAAGCACGGCAAGATCGAGGCCTTTAGTCTGGACGCCTTGGTGGCCTTGGCCGATGCGGCTGGCTTGGCGGTGGCCTGGACGATCAGCCCCAAGGTGGCCTGA
- the virB5 gene encoding P-type DNA transfer protein VirB5 — translation MKKTLRALALASAALSAAPLIQASGIPTIDVASIAQMVLDAQAQAQQALDALNTAKTGIAQAKAQYEHYKSIATGNDQLGAFLDDPALNRLLPMGDWSEMYDNVKDITGLRNKYGLISTDRDVQRRFDQLLAVAGALEDNYNASTARVKNAEKLRQKLDEVQTPQQKEDLNLRYQQEFLELQNQQLRLTNMQMLSEEKRRIDSNRTAQKIMERMESN, via the coding sequence ATGAAGAAGACGCTTCGCGCGCTGGCTCTGGCCAGCGCAGCACTCTCTGCTGCGCCGCTGATTCAGGCCAGCGGTATCCCCACCATCGACGTCGCGAGCATTGCGCAAATGGTCCTTGATGCGCAGGCCCAGGCCCAGCAAGCCCTGGACGCCCTGAATACCGCGAAGACCGGCATCGCCCAGGCAAAGGCACAGTACGAGCACTACAAGAGCATCGCGACGGGTAACGACCAGCTCGGTGCGTTTCTCGATGACCCCGCGCTGAATCGCCTGCTCCCCATGGGGGACTGGTCAGAAATGTATGACAACGTGAAGGACATTACCGGCCTTCGAAATAAGTACGGGCTGATTTCCACGGACCGGGATGTTCAGAGAAGGTTCGACCAGCTGCTGGCTGTCGCGGGTGCGTTGGAGGACAACTACAACGCGAGCACTGCGCGAGTGAAGAACGCCGAGAAATTGCGGCAGAAGCTCGATGAAGTGCAAACCCCGCAGCAAAAGGAAGACCTGAACCTGCGATACCAACAGGAATTCCTCGAATTGCAGAACCAGCAGCTGCGGCTAACCAATATGCAAATGCTCTCCGAAGAAAAAAGGCGCATAGATAGCAATCGGACTGCGCAAAAGATCATGGAGAGAATGGAGTCCAACTGA
- a CDS encoding type IV secretion system protein translates to MAIQVEIVAPLFDSIDATLQSTLVSGTARVISGLGMLYGAFWVLQITAKSLAWYWRGLNVAIEEIVWSTIKMAAIAACAFNIGWYISTVVPFVNGFPEWISTQLSTGSEEQANLVDSTISTYINLVVDYCKAMKFNPFVEDLDKVLMAVVGLVFIILGGTPFFTVAVATLLTLKIATTLILILGPLFIAFLLYDQTRQWFWGWVSVIGGFMLTQILFASVLALEIGYIKTSVLPSGAESVGWTTIMAILLVFNGFTVLATSLPNIAASIMGGGGIPTTSAGGLMGKTLGAATGLSMAKQMGAYFAASRLLRNRIS, encoded by the coding sequence ATGGCAATACAGGTTGAAATTGTAGCGCCACTCTTTGACTCCATCGATGCAACCCTCCAAAGCACCCTGGTCAGCGGAACGGCCAGGGTGATTTCTGGTTTGGGAATGCTTTATGGGGCATTTTGGGTGCTTCAGATCACGGCCAAGAGTTTGGCGTGGTACTGGCGAGGGCTTAACGTAGCTATTGAGGAGATTGTTTGGTCGACGATTAAAATGGCCGCCATCGCCGCATGCGCGTTCAATATAGGCTGGTATATAAGCACTGTTGTCCCCTTCGTAAACGGCTTTCCCGAGTGGATTTCAACTCAACTCTCCACTGGAAGCGAGGAACAGGCGAACTTAGTCGACAGCACAATATCAACCTACATAAATTTGGTGGTCGATTACTGCAAAGCAATGAAGTTTAATCCATTCGTAGAGGATTTGGACAAGGTATTAATGGCGGTTGTCGGACTTGTTTTTATTATCTTGGGCGGGACTCCGTTCTTCACAGTAGCCGTGGCAACACTGTTAACGTTAAAGATTGCCACTACGCTGATCCTCATTCTTGGCCCGCTATTTATCGCTTTCCTTTTATACGACCAGACTAGGCAATGGTTCTGGGGATGGGTATCAGTAATCGGAGGGTTTATGCTTACACAGATACTTTTCGCTTCTGTTCTAGCTTTAGAGATTGGCTATATAAAAACATCCGTGCTTCCGAGCGGAGCTGAGTCAGTTGGTTGGACCACGATCATGGCAATTCTTCTGGTATTCAACGGGTTCACTGTCCTGGCCACTTCCCTGCCCAATATTGCAGCCTCAATCATGGGCGGAGGCGGCATTCCCACTACGAGTGCAGGAGGGCTTATGGGTAAAACCCTCGGTGCCGCGACGGGCCTGAGCATGGCCAAGCAGATGGGCGCCTACTTCGCAGCGAGTCGCCTGCTCCGCAACAGAATCAGCTGA
- a CDS encoding virB8 family protein encodes MFRRKSKAAVLQEERRISHAAAAPLTLETSLNIQAYTQAARYFEQSVAAGEKRKATVWRRIALFCMVVTFMAVAAVMGLTPLKKVEPYLVRVDNNTGYTDLVPPLQDAPNPQQIEDEMWIANYVKFRESYNFADQKQRYDVVRLLSYDDTFGEYRNFQLSSKGYAQVLGDSQQLRVTINNIVFLPNPPGTKPKFRTAQVRYTKSPLDRQGEPLRSIEPTTWLVSLSFDYQHPPKNREQRWINPRGFGVVAYSQAQEVRQ; translated from the coding sequence ATGTTCCGTCGAAAAAGTAAGGCGGCCGTCCTCCAGGAGGAACGCCGGATCAGCCACGCGGCGGCGGCTCCGCTGACGCTGGAAACCTCGCTGAATATCCAGGCCTACACCCAGGCAGCGCGTTACTTCGAGCAGAGCGTTGCCGCGGGTGAAAAGCGCAAGGCGACCGTATGGCGCCGTATCGCGCTCTTCTGCATGGTGGTGACCTTCATGGCGGTGGCGGCGGTGATGGGCCTGACGCCGTTGAAGAAGGTGGAGCCGTACCTGGTCCGGGTCGACAACAACACCGGCTACACGGACCTGGTCCCGCCACTGCAGGACGCTCCAAATCCACAGCAGATCGAAGACGAGATGTGGATTGCCAATTACGTGAAGTTCCGCGAGTCGTACAACTTTGCGGACCAGAAGCAGCGCTATGACGTGGTACGGCTGCTCTCGTACGACGACACCTTTGGCGAGTACCGCAACTTCCAGTTGTCGAGCAAGGGCTACGCCCAGGTGCTGGGCGATTCCCAGCAGCTTCGGGTGACGATCAACAACATCGTCTTCCTGCCCAACCCGCCTGGCACGAAGCCGAAGTTCCGCACGGCCCAGGTGCGCTACACGAAGTCCCCCCTCGACCGCCAGGGCGAGCCGTTGCGATCCATCGAGCCGACGACCTGGCTGGTCAGCTTGAGCTTCGACTACCAACACCCCCCGAAAAACCGCGAACAACGCTGGATCAACCCGAGGGGATTCGGGGTGGTGGCGTACTCGCAGGCGCAGGAGGTCAGGCAATGA
- a CDS encoding TrbG/VirB9 family P-type conjugative transfer protein — protein sequence MRAFTIAFVMGMAISWMMFATLANAETMGRGSFLDDRVQTATYSADDVFRVQAVVGRTALVQLQYDESVNNEQGLMVTGDPTAWAIGVNQRGNLIGIKPTTANEPNTNLIISTDRRTYVLELKLVPKVADSTYLLRWNYPELKKATLPSRAFNHNPCACGRRNTAYRKQGDLELSPTEVWDNGTFTCLRFAASSPRPVLYQVLPDGTETLANTRPVGDVLVVHGLSKEFRLRLNDQVLALQTRQVGASHNYNGTTTGEYREVKRAETK from the coding sequence ATGAGAGCATTCACGATAGCGTTCGTTATGGGCATGGCCATCAGCTGGATGATGTTCGCAACCTTGGCCAATGCCGAAACGATGGGACGCGGCAGCTTCCTGGATGACCGCGTGCAGACGGCCACCTACAGCGCGGACGACGTCTTCCGCGTGCAGGCCGTGGTGGGGCGTACCGCTCTGGTGCAGCTGCAATACGACGAGTCGGTGAACAACGAGCAGGGCCTGATGGTCACGGGTGACCCCACCGCCTGGGCCATCGGGGTGAACCAGCGGGGCAACCTAATTGGTATCAAGCCGACCACCGCCAATGAGCCGAACACCAATCTGATCATCAGCACCGACCGCCGTACCTACGTACTGGAGTTGAAGCTGGTCCCCAAGGTAGCCGATTCGACTTACCTGCTGCGCTGGAACTACCCGGAGCTGAAGAAGGCCACTCTCCCCTCGCGGGCGTTCAACCACAATCCCTGTGCCTGTGGGCGGCGCAATACCGCGTACCGAAAGCAGGGGGACCTGGAGCTGTCGCCGACCGAGGTCTGGGACAACGGCACCTTTACCTGCCTGAGATTCGCGGCCAGCTCGCCCCGGCCGGTGCTCTACCAGGTACTGCCGGACGGCACGGAGACACTCGCCAACACTCGCCCAGTCGGGGACGTGCTGGTGGTGCATGGCCTGAGCAAGGAATTTCGACTGCGGCTCAACGACCAGGTGCTGGCTCTGCAGACCCGCCAGGTCGGTGCTTCGCACAACTACAACGGCACGACCACTGGTGAGTATCGGGAGGTGAAACGTGCAGAAACCAAATGA
- a CDS encoding TrbI/VirB10 family protein has translation MQKPNDAEAPVDAGAVPESTLARGAFDLRQKRSGQSGTWKMVLAILAGGLLFIALFVGGFMVIFSSAPKSDAVDEEKAFADPALQRKETDDDSYEQMLKKKRLQMQKEADEQEKARQELLASQKVAAPPPSDAGRERAQPAQRPRNAARGSSSSKGEPLTPAERRLSGGVVMTVAAGEQSGGRAKPAAEEEEDRATNGSDRSELNNLGGTRFASTKAKLAPDGTYLLAHNTYARCALYTEIITDNPGLIECRLTDPLYSANGRTVLAEAGARLFGEQRTAVKQGQQRVFTAWTEMEANNGSDRPVRVRLDSLGAGPMGASGTQAWIDNHWAERTGGALMLSLFQDVMAGISNATQTSSKDGYTVNNTERNVEGLGEKVLDSTINIPPTAYILPGTVMTVIVARDIDFSTVYENH, from the coding sequence GTGCAGAAACCAAATGACGCCGAAGCCCCGGTCGATGCCGGTGCGGTGCCGGAAAGTACCCTCGCCCGAGGGGCGTTCGACTTGAGGCAGAAGCGGTCCGGGCAATCCGGGACCTGGAAGATGGTGCTGGCCATCCTGGCCGGCGGCCTCTTGTTCATAGCGCTGTTTGTCGGTGGCTTCATGGTTATTTTCAGCTCTGCGCCGAAATCCGACGCCGTCGACGAGGAGAAGGCTTTCGCCGACCCGGCGCTGCAGCGCAAGGAAACCGACGATGACAGCTACGAGCAGATGCTGAAGAAAAAGCGCCTGCAGATGCAGAAGGAGGCTGATGAACAAGAGAAAGCCCGGCAGGAACTGTTGGCCAGCCAGAAAGTGGCGGCCCCTCCCCCGTCTGACGCCGGCAGGGAGAGAGCTCAGCCTGCGCAGCGCCCGCGTAACGCGGCCAGGGGATCGTCCTCATCCAAGGGTGAACCGCTGACACCCGCGGAACGCCGTCTGAGTGGTGGCGTGGTGATGACGGTCGCCGCTGGCGAGCAGTCCGGAGGGCGCGCAAAACCCGCTGCCGAAGAGGAAGAGGACCGGGCCACCAACGGCTCAGATCGATCGGAGCTGAACAATCTGGGCGGTACCCGCTTCGCCAGCACCAAGGCGAAGCTGGCACCGGACGGGACCTACCTGCTGGCCCACAACACCTATGCGCGCTGCGCGCTTTACACGGAAATCATCACGGACAACCCGGGGCTGATCGAGTGCCGGCTGACCGATCCGCTGTACTCAGCCAACGGCAGGACGGTGCTGGCCGAGGCCGGGGCCCGCTTGTTCGGCGAGCAGCGCACTGCGGTGAAGCAAGGGCAACAGCGGGTGTTCACCGCCTGGACGGAGATGGAGGCCAACAACGGCTCGGATCGGCCGGTCCGCGTGCGCCTGGACAGCCTCGGCGCCGGCCCCATGGGAGCCAGTGGCACGCAGGCGTGGATCGACAACCACTGGGCGGAACGGACTGGCGGTGCGCTGATGCTGTCGCTGTTCCAGGACGTGATGGCGGGCATTTCCAATGCCACCCAGACGTCGAGCAAGGACGGCTACACCGTCAACAACACCGAGCGAAACGTGGAGGGCCTGGGCGAGAAGGTGCTGGATAGCACGATCAACATCCCACCGACGGCCTACATCCTGCCCGGCACGGTCATGACGGTGATCGTGGCGCGGGATATCGACTTCTCCACCGTCTACGAAAACCACTGA
- the virB11 gene encoding P-type DNA transfer ATPase VirB11, whose translation MDASQAIGLAPDTLLRDRLLQAGITQRLARPGVTEVAINRPGEIWTDSAQGWQREEAPFLTEAACQALYTVMGTYANRPLTPDSPIQTLELPDGERALVVVPPACERGTCSITIRKPSLDRFALGDYIQGGRFAQAKAVATSTVELEDWQLAMRRAHGDGDWGTFFPLAIEHRQNIIIFGGPGSGKTTYGKALIDLYPVERRLITIEEINELQLPLHPNHVHLLYGGKVRPKELVAATLRMKPDHLFLAELTGDEAWHFMEILNTGNPGTVTTAHANGSLEGFARIAGLVKQSVVGQGLEMDYILREVRASFDVVVYMERKQILEVHYEPEAKLALLNSKSGREA comes from the coding sequence ATGGATGCTTCACAAGCCATCGGCCTGGCGCCGGATACGCTGCTGCGTGACCGGCTGCTCCAGGCCGGGATAACACAGCGGCTGGCACGCCCTGGCGTGACCGAGGTCGCGATCAACCGACCCGGCGAGATCTGGACCGACTCCGCGCAGGGTTGGCAGCGCGAAGAGGCTCCCTTCCTGACCGAGGCGGCGTGTCAGGCGCTGTATACGGTGATGGGGACCTATGCGAACCGCCCGCTGACGCCTGACTCACCAATCCAGACGCTGGAGCTGCCAGATGGTGAGCGGGCGCTGGTGGTGGTACCGCCGGCCTGCGAACGCGGAACCTGCTCGATCACGATCCGCAAGCCCTCTCTGGACCGCTTCGCCCTGGGTGATTACATCCAGGGCGGGCGATTCGCCCAGGCCAAGGCGGTGGCCACCTCCACCGTCGAGCTGGAGGATTGGCAGCTGGCAATGCGGCGGGCTCATGGTGATGGCGACTGGGGAACCTTCTTCCCGCTGGCCATCGAGCATCGGCAGAACATCATCATTTTCGGCGGGCCTGGCTCCGGCAAAACCACCTACGGCAAGGCGCTGATCGACCTGTACCCGGTGGAGCGCCGGTTGATCACCATCGAAGAGATCAACGAGCTGCAGCTGCCCTTGCACCCAAACCACGTGCACCTGCTGTACGGCGGCAAGGTGCGGCCGAAGGAGTTGGTGGCGGCCACGCTCCGGATGAAGCCGGATCACCTGTTCCTGGCCGAGCTGACGGGCGATGAAGCCTGGCACTTCATGGAGATCCTCAACACCGGCAACCCTGGAACGGTGACGACGGCTCACGCCAACGGCAGCCTGGAGGGCTTCGCCCGTATCGCGGGCCTGGTCAAACAGTCTGTTGTGGGCCAGGGCCTGGAGATGGACTACATCCTGCGCGAGGTTCGGGCCTCGTTCGACGTGGTGGTGTACATGGAGCGCAAGCAGATCCTGGAGGTGCACTACGAACCCGAGGCCAAGCTGGCATTGCTCAACAGCAAGAGCGGGAGGGAGGCATGA